The DNA sequence TTTTTCAAAATCGCTCCCTTTCTTGATAGAAAATCCCTTAAAGAGAACCCCACCATACTTTCCGATTTGCTCTTCTAAAAAAGGGCGATGATCAAGAGCCCAGTCTCTTAGAAAATCGGGAGAGCAATTTTCTTTTGGCGAGACTTCGATAAGAAAATGTTTATCTGACTTTTCAATCTTGACTTTTTCCATGGGACCATATTAATCTCTTGAAAAATCGTTTGTCAAGAAAAACTTTCCCCTTAGAGGTTTCAGTGGAGCCAAGAAATTGTAGACTAAAAAGTGGGGAAACTCATATCTGGTACCTGTCTCCTTCTGAGGTCGAGATCAAGACCCACTTTTTGTCTTCCGATGAAATTGAAAGAGGGAAGGCATTTCGTTTTGATAGGCATAGAAAGACATTTTGGGCGTACCGTATCCTTTTAAGAAAAGTGCTATCTCTATATACGGGAGTGCCCCCGGAAGAGCTTTTATTCAATTATACCCCTTTTGGAAAGCCCTACATTGATCATGAATTCCCCTTGTGGTTTAACCTTTCCCATACAGAGCCTTTAGCCGCTTTAGCCATCACAGGTGATTGTCCTGTCGGCATAGACATCGAAAAAGTGGGCCCAATCGAAGACTTAGAGGGTCTTGTTGATCAGTTTTTTTCACCTCAAGAATTTCGAGAGTTTAAGAGCCTTAATAAAAAAGAACAAACCGATGCTTTTTATTTTCTTTGGACATGTAAAGAGTCCTATGTGAAAGGAATTGGAGAAGGGCTTTTCCACTCTTTGGACCGGTTTTCCGTTCCCTTGATCCCTTACTTGAAAAGTCCCGAGCAAAGGGGGGCTATTACCGGAACACAGTGGTTTTTCCATAGCACTACCCTCTCCTTTAAGGGAGAAAAATATGTCATATCTTGCTCTTTTAAAAACCCTAAGATGCTCGTTCAAACAAATTTTTTTGCTGAAAAACATCTTTTAGAGTAAGCTCTTTAGAAAAGGAGCTAGCCCAATGAGCCAAGCAGTAAAAATCACAGAGTCTCCAGACCACTTTTTATTACAAATCGAGCCTCTACAAGATACCTCTACAAGTCATTTAAAACAGTGGTTAAAAGAATCTCACTCTTTCATTCAGGAAAAAATGATCGAATATGGAGGGATCTACTTTAAGGGTTTCGATGTTGAAACCGCCCAGGATTTTGAAGATATCGCGATTGAAATCGACCCTCATCTGTGTGACCGTCATCCATTTAATTGTAGCACACGCACCTGGCATACAAAGTATACCTGCGAGGTTGCAAACCCCAACATTAAAAAATCTCTAATCCCTAAGGGGATGCATAATGAAGATGCCTATGTTGGAAAGATTCCAAAGACCATTTTTTTTCACCCTTTAGAGCCTTCTAAAGAAGGAGGAGAAACCCTTGTTGCGGATTGTCGCAAAATCTACCGACTCCTACCAGAAAAACTGAAAAAAAAGCTTAGGGGAAAAGCCATGCGAAATGACCTTGTGATGCATGACGAGGCTCTTCTTGTAAATGGAAGGATTCCCAAAAGCATGGAAGCTATTGAGCAATTGGGAGCTTCCCACAACTCAAAAGAGACCGTCCGAATATCGGATAATTTAACCCGGTTTCGCTTTGAAATTCCTGCCGTTATTAACTGTGAGGGGTGTCCTGACCCTGTTTGGTTCAATCTCATCTATATCGCCCCAACCCTTAGCTATAACACCTACATCGATACTTGGTTTGCTTATAGTCACTTAGGTGGATGTCTCAATAAGCTCCGAGCAATCCGGATCATTTTTTCCACCCTTTATAAGGATATCAAGTTCTGGGTCAAAAGTCTCTTTAATCGGAACCCTGAAGACCCCAATTATCTTTCTGAAGTGGGTCACTACTCTCTAACCGAT is a window from the Candidatus Neptunochlamydia vexilliferae genome containing:
- a CDS encoding 4'-phosphopantetheinyl transferase superfamily protein; this translates as MEPRNCRLKSGETHIWYLSPSEVEIKTHFLSSDEIERGKAFRFDRHRKTFWAYRILLRKVLSLYTGVPPEELLFNYTPFGKPYIDHEFPLWFNLSHTEPLAALAITGDCPVGIDIEKVGPIEDLEGLVDQFFSPQEFREFKSLNKKEQTDAFYFLWTCKESYVKGIGEGLFHSLDRFSVPLIPYLKSPEQRGAITGTQWFFHSTTLSFKGEKYVISCSFKNPKMLVQTNFFAEKHLLE
- a CDS encoding TauD/TfdA family dioxygenase, whose amino-acid sequence is MSQAVKITESPDHFLLQIEPLQDTSTSHLKQWLKESHSFIQEKMIEYGGIYFKGFDVETAQDFEDIAIEIDPHLCDRHPFNCSTRTWHTKYTCEVANPNIKKSLIPKGMHNEDAYVGKIPKTIFFHPLEPSKEGGETLVADCRKIYRLLPEKLKKKLRGKAMRNDLVMHDEALLVNGRIPKSMEAIEQLGASHNSKETVRISDNLTRFRFEIPAVINCEGCPDPVWFNLIYIAPTLSYNTYIDTWFAYSHLGGCLNKLRAIRIIFSTLYKDIKFWVKSLFNRNPEDPNYLSEVGHYSLTDGTKISFWERVQINLAIWKSAAVVPLKKGEIVALDNRLTSHGRMPFKGRRVFLAALGSLMDVSPA